One part of the Corynebacterium sp. CNCTC7651 genome encodes these proteins:
- the pstB gene encoding phosphate ABC transporter ATP-binding protein PstB yields MSTKLVLDDVNIYYGDFHAVQNVNMQIPAQAVTAFIGPSGCGKSTVLRTLNRMHEVIPGAYVKGNILLDGNNIYGPKVDPVAVRNTIGMVFQKANPFPTMSIAENVVAGLTLQGEKDKKKLAEITEESLRGANLWDEVKDRLDKPGGGLSGGQQQRLCIARAIAVRPEVLLMDEPCSALDPISTLAVEDLIHELKTDYTIVIVTHNMQQAARVSDKTAFFSLEATGKPGHLVEYDDTTTIFENPSQKETEDYISGRFG; encoded by the coding sequence ATGTCTACCAAGCTCGTTCTCGACGACGTCAACATCTACTACGGCGACTTCCACGCTGTGCAGAACGTCAACATGCAGATCCCGGCTCAGGCCGTGACCGCATTCATCGGCCCGTCCGGCTGCGGCAAGTCCACCGTGCTTCGCACCCTCAACCGCATGCACGAGGTCATCCCCGGCGCATACGTGAAGGGCAACATCCTGCTCGACGGCAACAACATCTACGGCCCGAAGGTTGACCCGGTTGCAGTGCGCAACACCATCGGCATGGTGTTCCAGAAGGCAAACCCGTTCCCGACCATGTCCATCGCCGAGAACGTTGTCGCCGGCCTGACCCTGCAGGGTGAGAAGGACAAGAAGAAGCTCGCAGAGATCACCGAGGAGTCCCTCCGCGGCGCGAACCTGTGGGACGAGGTGAAGGACCGTCTGGACAAGCCGGGCGGCGGCCTCTCCGGTGGTCAGCAGCAGCGTCTCTGCATCGCCCGCGCAATCGCGGTGCGCCCGGAGGTTCTCCTCATGGATGAGCCTTGCTCCGCTCTTGACCCGATCTCGACCCTGGCTGTTGAGGACCTGATCCACGAGCTGAAGACCGACTACACCATCGTGATCGTGACCCACAACATGCAGCAGGCAGCTCGTGTGTCCGACAAGACCGCGTTCTTCTCCCTCGAGGCAACCGGTAAGCCGGGCCACCTCGTGGAGTACGACGACACCACCACCATCTTCGAGAACCCGTCCCAGAAGGAGACCGAGGACTACATCTCCGGTCGCTTCGGCTAA